Proteins from one Silurus meridionalis isolate SWU-2019-XX chromosome 3, ASM1480568v1, whole genome shotgun sequence genomic window:
- the pofut2 gene encoding GDP-fucose protein O-fucosyltransferase 2, whose amino-acid sequence MSDAFRCTRKCVALKAMAERREDSALSSWFSAAFRCFVAVLLCSVCPHGSGVSGSESDPFWAGSSGLSETAAAARDVRYLLYDVNPPEGFNLRRDVYIRMASLVKTLRQRGDWVLVLPPWGRLYHWQSPDMHQVQIPWGEFFSISSLQANIPVIEYEEFIAESGGPFINQVLVLQNYAEGWKEGAWEEKVDERPCIERLLYDKDKQGYYRGWFWGYEETRALNVTCVSAQGHASVLAPYLLENLTATSVMLDRAETVLHDHYAGKDYWNTRRSMVFAKHLRVLGDQFRAQYLNSTDKLDHTPYNEDWTRMKAKLGSAKGGPYLGAHLRRKDFIWGHREDVPSLKGAVKKIRSLMKKHKLEKVFIASDADEEEMLKLKKLLPEMVRYEPSRDELKLLKDGGVAIIDQWICAHARYFIGTSVSTFSFRIHEEREILGFDPKTTYNRFCGDEENKCEQPTHWKIIY is encoded by the exons ATGTCGGACGCGTTCCGGTGTACCCGGAAGTGCGTGGCGCTGAAAGCAATGGCGGAGCGCAGGGAGGATTCCGCTCTCTCGTCCTGGTTCTCTGCAGCTTTCCGCTGTTTCGTTGCCGTGCTGCTCTGCTCCGTCTGCCCCCATGGGTCCGGTGTCTCCGGGTCCGAGAGCGACCCGTTTTGGGCCGGAAGTTCCGGTTTGTCGGAGACGGCGGCGGCGGCGCGAGACGTGCG ATACCTGCTGTACGACGTGAACCCTCCTGAGGGCTTTAACCTGCGGCGGGACGTGTACATCCGCATGGCCTCCCTGGTGAAGACGCTGAGGCAGCGGGGCGACTGGGTGCTGGTTCTGCCCCCGTGGGGTCGCCTGTACCACTGGCAGAGTCCCGACATGCACCAGGTGCAGATCCCGTGGGGCGAGTTCTTCAGCATCTCCAGCCTGCAGGCCAACATTCCTGTCATCGAGTACGAAGAGTTCATTGCAG AGTCAGGCGGGCCCTTTATCAATCAGGTGCTGGTCCTGCAGAACTATGCAGAAGGCTGGAAAGAGGGAGCGTGGGAAGAGAAGGTGGATGAGCGACCCTGCATCGAACGCCTCCTGTATGATAAAGACAAGCAAGGATACTACAg AGGCTGGTTCTGGGGTTATGAGGAGACTCGAGCTCTCAATGTGACCTGTGTGTCTGCTCAGGGACACGCCTCCGTTCTAGCACCGTACCTGCTGGAGAACCTCACAGCTAC ctcagTGATGTTAGACAGAGCCGAAACGGTCCTTCATGATCATTACGCAGGAAAGGATTACTGGAAC acCCGGCGCAGTATGGTGTTTGCCAAACACCTGCGTGTCCTTGGAGACCAATTTAGAGCACAATACCTCAACTCCACTGACAAGCTGGACCACACACCTTACAACGAGGACTGGACACGCATGAAG gccAAGTTGGGCAGCGCTAAAGGAGGCCCATACCTGGGCGCGCACCTGCGCAGGAAGGACTTTATCTGGGGTCATCGTGAGGACGTACCGAGCCTGAAAGGGGCCGTGAAGAAAATCCGAAGCCTCATGAAGAAACACAAGTTGGAGAAAGTGTTCATAGCTTCTGATGCTGATGAGGAAG agatGTTGAAGCTGAAGAAGCTGCTGCCTGAGATGGTGAGATACGAGCCGAGTCGAGACGAGCTGAAGCTGCTGAAAGACGGAGGAGTCGCCATTATAGACCAGTGGATCTGCGCACATGCCCG gtACTTCATCGGAACCTCGGTCTCAACCTTCTCCTTCCGCATCCACGAGGAGAGAGAGATTCTGGGTTTTGACCCTAAAACCACCTACAACCGTTTCTGCGGTGACGAGGAGAA